One Candidatus Eisenbacteria bacterium DNA window includes the following coding sequences:
- a CDS encoding 4-phosphopantetheinyl transferase — protein MRAMHSLGGSAVHVWTTVPEELGDPALLERYVALLTPDERVRHARFRLPATRRQHLVARALVRTVLSRYAAVEPGAWRFVANAHGRP, from the coding sequence ATGCGGGCCATGCACAGCCTGGGCGGAAGCGCCGTCCACGTCTGGACCACGGTTCCCGAGGAGCTGGGGGACCCGGCCCTGCTCGAGCGGTACGTGGCCCTGCTGACTCCCGACGAGCGGGTACGCCACGCCCGCTTCCGCCTGCCCGCGACCCGCCGCCAGCACCTGGTGGCGCGGGCGCTGGTGCGCACCGTGCTGTCGCGTTACGCGGCGGTCGAGCCAGGCGCGTGGCGGTTCGTCGCCAACGCCCACGGGCGACCGG